Proteins encoded within one genomic window of Chloroflexota bacterium:
- a CDS encoding ornithine cyclodeaminase family protein has protein sequence MDTLILSKDTVRQIVARVGLNALMDEMIQRLTRAFEQYDPATTQIPARSGFQYTSPNPGLLEWMPVMANDKITIKVVGYHPTNPTRRNLPTIISNISAYDTHTGHWLAVADGTLLTALRTGAASAIATRALASERSNVVGIIGAGAQAVTQLHALSRVMDIEGVIVYDVNPLVSKTFPDRTCFLNLDIALIGKDSLDYLVTSADVLCTCTSIDPGKGPVFRNVNVKPGLHVNAIGSDFAGKVEIPLDLLKRSFVCPDFTEQAMCEGECQQLAREDIGPMLVEVVKHPEKYAHLRGKTTVFDSTGWALEDMVALELFSDYARDMNVGTRLEIESISSDPRDPYRAVRNGHEA, from the coding sequence ATGGACACATTGATTCTTTCCAAAGACACCGTGCGCCAAATCGTCGCGCGCGTCGGTCTCAACGCGCTGATGGACGAAATGATCCAGCGGCTCACACGCGCGTTCGAACAATACGATCCCGCGACGACCCAGATTCCCGCGCGTTCCGGTTTTCAATACACATCGCCCAATCCCGGCTTGCTCGAATGGATGCCGGTGATGGCGAACGATAAAATCACGATCAAGGTCGTCGGCTATCATCCGACAAACCCGACGCGGCGAAACCTGCCGACGATCATTTCCAACATCAGCGCGTACGACACACACACCGGGCATTGGCTCGCCGTCGCCGACGGTACGCTGTTGACCGCGCTGCGTACCGGCGCGGCATCCGCCATCGCGACACGCGCCCTTGCGTCCGAGCGCAGCAACGTCGTCGGCATCATCGGCGCGGGCGCACAAGCGGTTACGCAACTCCACGCGCTCTCGCGCGTGATGGACATTGAAGGCGTGATCGTGTACGACGTCAATCCGCTCGTCAGCAAAACGTTTCCCGACCGAACTTGCTTTTTGAATTTGGATATCGCGCTCATCGGCAAAGATTCACTCGACTATTTGGTTACCTCCGCCGATGTGCTGTGCACGTGCACCTCCATTGACCCCGGCAAGGGTCCGGTTTTTCGGAACGTGAACGTCAAACCGGGGCTGCACGTCAACGCCATCGGCTCCGATTTCGCCGGTAAAGTCGAAATCCCGCTCGATCTGCTCAAACGGAGTTTTGTCTGCCCCGATTTTACGGAGCAAGCGATGTGCGAAGGCGAATGCCAACAACTCGCGCGCGAGGATATCGGTCCCATGCTGGTGGAAGTGGTGAAGCATCCGGAAAAATACGCGCATCTGCGCGGCAAGACCACCGTGTTCGATTCGACCGGTTGGGCGCTCGAAGATATGGTCGCGCTCGAACTGTTCAGCGATTACGCGCGCGACATGAACGTCGGCACGCGGCTCGAAATCGAAAGCATCTCGTCCGATCCGCGCGACCCGTACCGCGCGGTGCGGAACGGACACGAAGCATAG
- a CDS encoding acyl-CoA dehydrogenase family protein, giving the protein MDFSLTDEQRELRHAIIEFAQRELGGDLIARDKQGIFSREHWRKCGEFGLLGLNAPREYGGQGKDALSTTLALEALGYACRDNGLTFAISAQLTSILPTITGFASAAQKERYVPRLCKGEMIACYGMTEPATGSDAFALATTATKREDGYLLNGEKTFITFAPLADLALIFATTNPQRGNWGISIFFVERGTRGFETSAVMDKMGLRTVPMGKLTLKDCFVPTENRLGPEGAGASMFNSSQEWERACILASEIGAMERQLDACIRFARARHAFGQPIGKFQAISNRVAEMKLRLETARLLTYKAAWLKQTNQSAMLDAALANLFVGESFAQSSLDAARIHGARGYVTEFEIERDLRDALGGPIYGGTSDIQRNIIARLLGL; this is encoded by the coding sequence ATGGATTTCTCTCTCACCGACGAACAACGCGAACTCCGTCACGCGATCATCGAATTCGCGCAACGCGAACTCGGCGGCGATCTGATCGCGCGCGACAAGCAGGGAATTTTTTCGCGCGAGCATTGGCGCAAGTGCGGCGAGTTTGGCTTGCTCGGATTGAACGCGCCGCGCGAGTACGGCGGGCAAGGCAAAGACGCGCTCTCGACAACGCTCGCGCTCGAAGCGCTGGGGTACGCGTGCCGCGACAACGGCTTGACCTTTGCGATCAGCGCGCAATTGACGAGCATCCTGCCGACGATCACCGGCTTTGCGAGCGCGGCGCAAAAGGAACGGTACGTACCGCGCTTGTGCAAGGGCGAAATGATCGCGTGCTACGGCATGACCGAACCCGCAACCGGTTCCGACGCGTTCGCGCTTGCCACGACGGCGACGAAACGCGAGGACGGCTATTTGTTGAACGGCGAAAAAACCTTCATCACTTTTGCGCCGCTCGCCGATCTCGCGTTGATCTTTGCGACGACGAATCCGCAACGCGGCAACTGGGGCATCAGCATTTTTTTTGTCGAACGCGGCACGCGCGGATTTGAGACGAGCGCGGTGATGGACAAGATGGGTTTGCGCACCGTGCCGATGGGCAAACTCACGCTGAAAGATTGTTTCGTCCCGACGGAAAATCGTTTGGGTCCCGAAGGCGCGGGCGCGAGCATGTTCAACTCGTCGCAAGAGTGGGAACGCGCGTGCATTCTCGCGAGCGAGATCGGCGCGATGGAACGTCAACTCGACGCGTGCATTCGCTTCGCGCGCGCACGGCACGCGTTCGGTCAACCCATCGGAAAATTTCAAGCGATTTCGAATCGCGTCGCGGAAATGAAATTGCGGCTCGAAACCGCGCGCCTGCTGACGTACAAAGCCGCGTGGCTCAAACAAACGAATCAGTCCGCGATGCTCGACGCCGCGCTTGCGAATCTATTCGTCGGCGAAAGTTTCGCGCAATCGTCGCTCGACGCGGCGCGCATTCACGGCGCGCGCGGGTACGTGACCGAATTCGAAATCGAGCGCGATCTGCGCGACGCGTTGGGCGGACCGATTTACGGCGGCACATCGGACATTCAGCGCAACATTATCGCGCGCTTGCTGGGATTGTAA